The DNA segment CGTTATTACGTTTATGAGGTATTGCACGCCCGCATCGACTTCGCCTATGTCTTGCACATAAACTTTACTTTTAGACACCGCTTCGTTAAATTTAGCTGCTAAAACTCCTTTTAGGTGTTTCTTGCGACCTTCGATGCTTGCCTCAAAACTACCGGACTCGTTTAAAATCGACGGATTGAGCTCGCTTGTGATCTCGGCAAAAAACCATGCCTCATCGTCGCTGACAAAAGGTTGATTGGTTTGTGGGTTTGTGCTAAGCGCTTTTAGTTTATCTCCGTCTTCATAATATATGGTTTTATTTTTTATCTCTTTATATTGCATTTTTTATCCTTGAACGCTTACTTCAGTGATACGGATGATTTTTCCATTTGTTGAGATATTCTGGTTTATTTCATCTTCTATACTTTTTTTATCCGTGCCGGCCGGATAAATCAACTTAACGACCGGCGCTGCTGGCGACGTAGATGTCGATTGAGCTACCCAAACTATCCAAATATACCCGCTAGGACATACGTCGCAGCTTGGATTTCTTATGATTTTACGCATTGTCTATCTCCTCGTAAGTTATTATGTAGTTTAATTTTTTCCCGGAGTCGCTGTAGTTGCTTCCGGACGCAAACAAGATAAGCTCCTCGTCACTAGCTAAATATAAAGGCGTAGCGGCTCCGCCGATAGCATGCTCGCCCAAAGGCAGGACAACATTTTGAGGAGATTTTTTAAATATAGCAAGCCCCACGTCGTCTCTATGGTACTCGCCTTTTTTTAATTCGTTGGCTCTAACTAAGTTATAAAATTCAACCCGCGTAATCATTAACGTTTTGCCCTCTACTCCGCTAAGCATTACGTGTTTTTGATTGGCTCCCAATACCCGGTCTTTTACTCTTTTAATCTTCATATCCTCTCCTTTATCCGAAAATCAAAGCGTCTAAAAATGCGCTATCGTTAGTTAAATTTAAACTATTTCCGCCGCCAAGTCCTCTTAGCATCTCGTCTATTTCGTTTTTGTTATAAACTCTGCTTTTATCGTATTTTTTGGCGAGCATCTCATCTACTTCTTGCTTGTTATACGTTTTATTTTTGTCCGCTTTTAGTTCTAAAAGCTCGTTTGTTTTTGTTTTCGTGTAGGCGTCGATCTGATTGGGTATTTGGGGGATCAGAGCATCGACTTCTTTTTTCGTGTAGGTATCTTTCTTATCGGCTTTATCGGTTTCTACGTATTTACCCGCAAATTTTTCATTGCACTGCGTTTTGGTGTAAGTGTCTATCTTGTCGGCTTTCTTGCTAAGCTCGAATACCACAAATTCGCGACTCACGCTTGAGATGTCGTTATTGACCGTAAGCGTGATATGCTCGCTACTGCTTACCTCGATCACGAAGCGAATTTTAAGCTCTTTGGCGCTCCCCTCGTCTAAATTGGGCTTATACGTATGAGGCATAGAGGCCACGGCGAAAAGATCGTTTTCATCCGTAAAAATTCCAGCCTCTTTTACGTAAAAGCCACCTTCGCTAGGCGGTATAACGGCTTCCACTATCAGATAGTTGGCATTTTTCGGATCTTGCAAGATCGCAGATACGCCGACGCGAAATTTCTCGTTTTTTAACGACGTTTGATCTCTGCTCGGCTCGCCTTCACCGTCTCCTACGGCTAAATGAGTAAGCTTGATAGGGCGCTTGTTAGCTTTAGACAAAACGATAAGCTCGGCGCCTTTATTAGTAAGTAACGTTTTAAATGACATCGTCGCTCCTTTTTCGGTTATTTTTATTCATATTCCGACCTCCAAAGTCTCGAGTTCGTGCGTGATGACTCCATAATACACTCCTACGTTAGTTTTTAAATTTGTTATAACTTCAGGCATGATACGGACAAATTCGCCATCTACCGCCGCACCTTTATAAATTTCATCCGCTTCTATTTTTAAATTGATTTCAAAACCGCCCAAGGTGGATCGGACGTTTTTATAGTTCTCTATCAAATCGTCGAGTTTTCTAAATTTTTCTTTGCTTAGGTTTTCTTTGCCGGCCGTCATCTTAAGCTTAAAATGGTAAGGCTTGCCGCCGTAGTCTTGCCACTGTTTTAACGTTATATCTTCGTAAAACGACTTTAGCGCTTTTTGAAGAGTAAAAAACGTTCCTTCGAAAAAATAAGTTTTTAAAGGTTCGTTTAAAAGCTCTTTTGTTTCCTCTAGGCTCTGAGACGATGGCTCGACGTCAAAAGTCTGCGCCAAAAAAGCGCGATTAAAATCGTCTTGTTCATAAAAAAAGCGTTTGTCGAATTTAAGCCATTTACGCATTTTTTCGCCCATAACCTCATCGACGCGAAATAAAGTATCGTTGTAGGTTCTTAAGTCAATCATCTTAACTCCTCGCGCGAATAAAATCCGCGCTGCGGCGAGGAGTATAAACACTCCCTCGACCCACCTGAAGCACACCGCCGCTCTCGGCGGCGTCGTAAATTCTGGGTTATTATCATTTTTTTAATCTGCCTTTAAAATTTGCAGACTATTTAGTATTATGAGACTATCGCGATTTGAGTTTGGGATCGGCGTTTTGATTTCTACTGCGCGAGTATTTTCATCAAATGCTATCTCGATGAGCTGTGAAAAATGCGGAGTAAAGCCGATGCCTATGTTCGCAAAATATTCCCTCAGCTTTTCGTCGGCATTTTTTAGCACCTCTGCAAACATATAATCTTGTTTTAGTCGCACTTCGATCACAAGGTCAAATTTGATCTGCGTTGCCTCTTTCATCAGGACATTGTCGGTAAGCGGCACCCTGTCCTTAAGCGCTTCGGATATTTTCGCTTCGGCGATATTTTTTTCATATCTTGAAAAATACACTATCTGCACGACGCCAGGACTCAAATGATAAACGTTAGCCTTTGTGATGCCCTCGATACTTAAAATATAAAAAAGATAGCTTTTTTGGCTTCCCGCGGTGCTAAAACGATGCAAGGCAAGTAAAAATCTATTTCTCAGCTCGTCATCGTTTTCGCGCGCCTTAAAACCGCTAAATGGTTTTGTCATCTTAATTGTTTTGATGTAGATATTCGGGATCTCTAGTGTCGTCGTTTCGTAGTTTTCCTTAAAATACCCGCCCGCTTCAATCTTAACCGTTGCTTCGTCTGCGATGTTTGCATCCTCGAGCAAAAATGCAAAATGCCCCTTTCCGTCAGTAAATTTGCTACCTTTGGGCAGAAAAGTAGCCGAATTTACGCTAATTTCAAGCTCGGCGATCGGCCTTACTTCCTCGTTTCGTTTGATTCCGAT comes from the Campylobacter rectus genome and includes:
- a CDS encoding phage tail protein; protein product: MSFKTLLTNKGAELIVLSKANKRPIKLTHLAVGDGEGEPSRDQTSLKNEKFRVGVSAILQDPKNANYLIVEAVIPPSEGGFYVKEAGIFTDENDLFAVASMPHTYKPNLDEGSAKELKIRFVIEVSSSEHITLTVNNDISSVSREFVVFELSKKADKIDTYTKTQCNEKFAGKYVETDKADKKDTYTKKEVDALIPQIPNQIDAYTKTKTNELLELKADKNKTYNKQEVDEMLAKKYDKSRVYNKNEIDEMLRGLGGGNSLNLTNDSAFLDALIFG
- a CDS encoding DUF4376 domain-containing protein, producing MQYKEIKNKTIYYEDGDKLKALSTNPQTNQPFVSDDEAWFFAEITSELNPSILNESGSFEASIEGRKKHLKGVLAAKFNEAVSKSKVYVQDIGEVDAGVQYLINVITLMDLCGKGGTIAFRMFDNTSKNLDLAQLKAVKTAIQTKGINLYSKKWQLEKMIEDAKDETELNAVNIDFGE
- a CDS encoding baseplate J/gp47 family protein, which translates into the protein MKPLRVPQFIKPLDIEKERASIVEEFKQKSGKLDYIPLVGDDYMTLIDIFLYRLNNFFELINVKVANNYLNFSTGEYLDELVALIGIKRNEEVRPIAELEISVNSATFLPKGSKFTDGKGHFAFLLEDANIADEATVKIEAGGYFKENYETTTLEIPNIYIKTIKMTKPFSGFKARENDDELRNRFLLALHRFSTAGSQKSYLFYILSIEGITKANVYHLSPGVVQIVYFSRYEKNIAEAKISEALKDRVPLTDNVLMKEATQIKFDLVIEVRLKQDYMFAEVLKNADEKLREYFANIGIGFTPHFSQLIEIAFDENTRAVEIKTPIPNSNRDSLIILNSLQILKAD
- a CDS encoding phage tail protein, whose protein sequence is MIDLRTYNDTLFRVDEVMGEKMRKWLKFDKRFFYEQDDFNRAFLAQTFDVEPSSQSLEETKELLNEPLKTYFFEGTFFTLQKALKSFYEDITLKQWQDYGGKPYHFKLKMTAGKENLSKEKFRKLDDLIENYKNVRSTLGGFEINLKIEADEIYKGAAVDGEFVRIMPEVITNLKTNVGVYYGVITHELETLEVGI